A single window of Coffea eugenioides isolate CCC68of chromosome 7, Ceug_1.0, whole genome shotgun sequence DNA harbors:
- the LOC113777182 gene encoding nucleolar and coiled-body phosphoprotein 1-like, whose amino-acid sequence MVRIRGGSTSAGRSFKLRDEDIEIVDSPPVAPKKKKVTRGGRVKQTAQRKLVTQTAESSDEQTEGQISEENIAGGNEEPEQATQGDETVTRSSIKRKRTAKGKRTPQSKKKQSADPSVDQQNEENTTESQPTPEPSIRKSPRTRTETQNAGTSATQTSKGTRSGKNPVSQPVPEPVPLPKFIDDEARDRFDTDSRRKLSYGRFLTPIFAHFEIPFSGKSPKDSASSVFSKAYFERKNLKFFDGHWCYKETVAESRRKNLHETPVTPRTPHDQSGYVSPFTIHPRKSANGLMMTMTSAQQSSFLEKRNLLVPPIPETNETAHQKEPRSEPTGPTTGNETTPASSSQPKDKGKAPVTEEAYEDDDEETEEEEDPEQYRLTRRRPGSSKITI is encoded by the exons ATGGTTAGAATTAGGGGAGGATCTACTAGTGCCGGACGGTCTTTTAAGCTTAGggatgaagacattgaaattGTTGATTCACCTCCTGTGGCacctaaaaagaagaaagtgaCTCGTGGTGGCAGAGTGAAGCAGACTGCCCAAAGAAAATTAGTTACTCAAACTGCTGAATCATCTGATGAACAAACGGAAGGGCAGATCTCTGAAGAGAACATTGCTGGTGGAAATGAGGAACCAGAGCAGGCTACCCAAGGTGATGAAACTGTCACAAGGTCTTctattaaaagaaaaaggactgCAAAAGGGAAGAGAACTCCCCAATCCAAGAAAAAACAATCTGCTGATCCCTCTGTTGATCAGCAGAATGAAGAAAACACTACTGAGAGTCAGCCAACACCTGAACCCTCCATCAGGAAGTCTCCAAGGACAAGGACTGAGACTCAAAATGCTGGTACATCTGCCACTCAAACCTCAAAAGGGACACGTTCTGGGAAGAATCCAGTATCTCAGCCTGTACCTGAACCCGTTCCTCTACCAAAGTTCATCGATGATGAAgccagagacagatttga CACTGATAGTCGTAGGAAGCTTTCCTATGGCAGATTTCTGACCcctatttttgctcattttgAAATACCCTTTTCTGGCAAATCTCCAAAAGACAGTGCTTCATCAGTTTTctcaaaagcttattttgaaagaaagaacCTAAAATTTTTTGATGGTCATTGGTGCTACAAGGAGACTGTGGCCGAGTCTAGAAGAAAAAACTTGCATGAAACCCCTGTCACTCCTAGAACTCCCCATGATCAGTCAGGCTATGTTTCTCCtttcaccattcatcctagAAAGTCTGCCA atggtctcatgatgaccatgaccTCTGCCCAACAATCCTCTTTCCTTGAAAAAAGGAATCTTCTTGTGCCCCCTATACCTGAGACAAATGAGACTGCTCATCAGAAAGAACCAAGATCTGAGCCCACAGGGCCAACTACTGGTAATGAGACCACACCAGCTTCCAGCTCTCAGCCCaaggataaaggcaaggctccaGTAACTGAAGAAGcatatgaagatgatgatgaagaaactgaggaagaagaggacCCTGAACAATATCGTCTGACCAGGAGGAGGCctggatcatctaaaatcacCATCTAG